cctcctcctcctcctcctcctcagctGGCTCTAACCCCTCATCCGCCCCTACCGCCACCGGAGACCGACCACCTGCTGCCGGCAACCTCAGGGTCACGCGCATCAAGCTCCTCCGTCCTACGGACACCCTGGTGCTGGGCCAGGTCTATAGACTCATCACTGCTCAAGGTAGGTTGGTTGGTTGGTTTTGGTTTCCATGTAACTCTCAAGTCTCATGTACAATACGATCAGTACTGGCTAAATCGGTCGAGAATATCTCGTGGTCTCATTAGAGAAATAGGCACATAGGAAATTTCGGGAAGTTTCGAAAGATACAAACTGGATTATTTATTACGACCTTTTTTAACGAAACTTATAATGaaattatagatatatattaagttGTTTCTGGATTTGGTTTGTTTGTGCAGAGGTGATGAAGGTGCTGTCTGCAAAGAAGTGTGCGAAGATGAAGAAGCTAGGGCAGCAGGAATCCGTGGAGAAGGTGATGGGATCTGACATGAAACTCGACAATCTGGTAAGTAATATTCCTTTTTCCATTTCTCCATTaccttcccctttttttctttttgaactTCTTTTcggtggattttttttttgaattttaataatttcagcTTTCTTtgtttaaatttaattatttccgTTCACAGGAAGTAATTTATTGGTTTCagtcccttttttttatttatttatataaatatatattgcttTTGCccctttaaattttaatttcttcacCAACTTATCTAAATTCCAACATTTCACGAATAACTCGCTTCTCGTCCCGATCCCGGAtcctagtttttttttcccttgatcTGTGCAATGCAACTGTAAAGGGTCTCGGGTTTGGTCCAATATGAAGTTCTTCAGTTAATTACTCTGGatataaagttttaaaatcaCTATTTCAACCCCGAATATGGATCGGTTTGGTTCGGGTCATACTTAGCTTAATTAAGATTTTCCTCTACTTAGGATCTGCCAATCTAGCTAGAACCAAACCCTGCTGTGATGAGTTGTGAAGTCTGCACCCCAATAGACTTATATATGTTAATGAACACCTGTGCACTGTTCAATAATACTTGTACTTGATCTGAATAATATTTGCACTTGATCTTAATTTCTTGCTTAATTAAgtaatcaattattaattaatgggtaaattattgtttatttaattAGCTGGTGGGGAAGCATGAGAGGCAGAGGAATCAGAAGACAacatcgtcgtcgtcgtcatcaAATTCTGGGACACCTAGGCCAAGAACATGGCAACCCTCGTTGCACAGCATCTCTGAGGCTGCAAGCTGAGATGATCATTCCCGCCCTACGCTGTGAAATCGATTGGCCGTGGAATCAAATGCCAACGGGACCGTGTGCATGCCCGATCGAGATCCGAGCAAGTTCGAGTTTAACAAAGAACCAAAAACTCTATTTGCTTACCTGGGCATCAGCATATAGCAACCTGCAGCTTTGTATAGGGAAGTGAAAAGAAACACGATATCGTCTGGCTCTTTAATGAAATTTAGGAACATTATAAATCAGGGGGATCGTATTTCTTTCGAGCTAGCAATTATGGGTCCGATGAGATTTTGTGAACGGTCGACAATTCTCCGACTTACGACTTCTCGCTAAGTTGACATTCCAACTCATTATTCCAAGTGAACATAATGGCATTAATAGATTATAATCGAGTGCTTGATGAATCTTTCTGTGCATGCTTTTGGCCTTTGTTTTTGTTTATTGTGGAGCAGTGGAAGCTAATGAACATATGTTTATGAGAACCTTTCCAAGGTAAAAGGCATCACGGGAACGACTGATTTATTCGTGATAAAAGGCTAGTTAAAGACACTCGAGTTAATTAGATTCGGACCAACCATTACTAATAAATTATGCGAGGCGATGAGATGATTTATTCTTGTTAATCAGCATCTGGAGGATCAATACTCTcaagagaaaaggaagaaaggacATCTACACCTTTACggtcttctttttttggttaagTTAATTAAGGAGCTAGGTACCGACGAACCAACTCCAAGCTAGCTAATTGATTTTCGTGTTGGATAAGTAATCCAACTCATTTTGATTTTGTGTAATAATTACAAGcgttgacaaatatattgatatatgaaatatatatgtatgtatttatcTATGAAAATATacgaaaaatttattattaaaaaattgattataaaaagtaaattgagaaatttattattaaaatattaattataaaaaatgattagaaaaatataagtgagaaattattattaaatgacaTAAAACgataaaatagtaatgattatattattgaatttagaGAAGATTAGAGTTAAATTGAGTtgagtaaaattattatttgaaaaataaacaaagcGTAAAGGATTTTGGGAGAGGTTTTAGATCTATCAACGTAAAGATGACGATTtagataaaatgaaatatgaCTATGGATAAACTTGAAAAAGCGAGGGATTGAGATAGAGAAGAATCTCAGCATCAATTCTTCgggaaaaatgaaattcaaaTAAGCAAAAATCTTTACGATATTAATACCCCTTCACACATCAACCATCTAAATCTGATAGACCATCAGAAAGGGACTTCGGAGCTTGGCCGAAAAAATGCTGATCCAAACATATGGTTCTTGCTTTTCCTTATTTATACATAACTTTATCTtttgaataaataataataactaataaaaacaaatttcCTGAAATTGGTGCTTTGGGGACCAATGGGATCCAAAGCTGAGAATATCTTCTGTAAAGCTGGCCATCACATATTCAACCCTCATCTATTACCGTAACAATGAAGAGATTAATGCTTCCTTCTTtcctaattaatttatcttaTGGAAGAAAGTTAAGTTAAATATATAACTAAACAACACACGATCTGACCGTGCCGATAGATCATTTCAGTTATATCATGTGGGAGTTTAAATCCATATCACTTTTATTCGTTCCAAGGTTAAATCCATATCACTTTAATTGGATACATGATCAAGCACGCACTTAATATCAGTGGGATGCCTTTGCCCTTTTTTActcaaataaagaaaagggcTAATCCCACAGTGCTCTCTCCACATTAGTTTTGTAAATTGCCAAAAATTAACGCccaatgaattaattaattttgattaaatgCATGCATATATGTGGAAACTCTGCTTTTGTTTAGTTAAAAGCTATATAAAGATTAAAGTTTACTAAGGGGGCGTGACTAATCTAGActtctttgttcttttttcaaaaaatccaGCCGAAGGAGCCCTAGCCGCCTCGGTGACCTGAGCTTCGAGAACACTCATTCAAAGGATCGATACTTTAATTCAAGGAATCCGATTGACTACCCTTTTAACGTAGTTTATTCATACTTGGCACACATATAGACACATATGCTAAACTGTAACCACTGATTACTGTGATATCCATAAGCATTTCCTAGTACTTATCATCTATGATCGATTTGGTCTGAATCTGTACCGGATTTCAATTAAGAACGTGGGGGCATGGCTCTAGGCAACATGATTATGAGGGTCAAATTTGAAATGATGGCTAGGGGCATAGGAAGAAACATGGTATTTGAGAGGAGGATTTGACCAATGACCACTCCATGGctggctctctctctctctctctctctctctctctcttgccGTAGTATTTCGAGAGAAAAGTGAGCGGCTGAGGGCTCTGAAGAATAATTTCGGTAATCATTCATCGTATATCATGAACGCATGtatgtattaattaatttaaatgtaTCATGTAAGTAATGTTGCTTTTTGACTTGAGAAGAAGACAACCCATCCCCACAGTTTAATCATTAACTTTTGCAAACTGGGAGAACAGAGAATCTTTCATGCCAAAAACAtctatcatcatcatcattagcTCCTCAAACTCTCATAATTCTTacatttccttttaattttcgaTGAAAAATCTTTCATAAAAGATCCCTTAGCCAGACAATTTCTCAAGACCGTCGGAGTAACACATAGAGTTACGGTTCATGTCAATCCAACGGTTTCAAGGTATTAAGGAACGGTCCCGATTAAGAGAGAGTAAAATATTACTTCGtttcttaattaattggaAAGCCCCCTTGAAACGGGCCAAGTCCATACAGCTCAAAGGAATTATGTTGCACCATGTCTGCATAGAGAAGATACCCTTTGCATTATCCTAACCTGGTAACATCCGACGCATATGTTTCTATGGCACGACTGCGTTATCTAGCGTGATCGGTCTAAACTTGGGAATTGTCCGTGTCATTTCACTATGATCAGTGAAGTTGCAGTTGCCTTGCATTTCTGTTTCGAGTGACATTAGACGCGTGACACTTCCGAAGTCCGGATTATATCATTGAAGAGAGTTCTCCGTTTCCggatatatgattttttaatgGAGCAGATTGGGGTGTTTAGGGAGGGTTGAGGATTTGGGACAAATGGGTCTCGTTAAGTGCTGGCAATGTTTGCACCAACTCTGTGTCTCATACTCATTCCATGCTGTAAAACTTTGTCTCCACTCTGATGAATCATTGCATTTGAGGATGCATACAACGAGATGTTAACATCAGGGACTTCAATGATATCCGAGAGACAGCGTATGAGACCGAACAGCAAATAATCCTATTATGGACCCGTTTTCATCGAACAGTTTACATTTTTCATACCGAAGATAATGCCACATCGGCATAGGGCTGTTGTACTCGGCCCAGTATGCATCACGGTGGTCCTCGCCAGTCTTCTGGACCATCTGCAGTTAATGCCGAGAACAGCAGAGGATCCAAATCTGGATTATCGGTTTAGCAGCAGTACAAGAGGCTCGCCTGGCCCTCGACGGTGCCGGGTGTGGTGCACATATGCTCACAGGTCCAATTCAATCCCTTGGAATTAATAAATGCAGTCAGAAAAGTCACCCCCaacccaccccccccccccccccccccccccccccaggCAGAACAATTACAATCTTCAACCACAGGAATTTAAGTCCTTTCATGGCTTTCTTCTAGGTGAAGTTGATGACGATGGTGATCCCTGCCACAAGACTTAACTCCACAACCTACCCTTTCGCAATTTCTACGTGCTTTTATGGCAATACATATGCTTGATGCTCGATCTTTTCGGTGCTTAACATCGAATCACATTTCCACATAAGGAATTTCAGGTTGCCGAAGACTTGAATTTTCAAACTTGTTGACAAATGGGAACTTACATTGACTAATTGATAGACATCTCTTATTTCATATAGATGTGGAAGGAATGGAATGACATCTGAACATTGATAGAACTATATTACTCTCATGTCCGATTTTGCAGCAATAGCATGAAAACTAAGTGATACAGATGTCTAATGTATTGCCTTGTTTTATGACAGCAAGAAGAACAAAGTAGCATATGAATCAATTGTATTGCTAAGCAGATTATAATCAGCAATCCCAGCAACTTGCGAACTGATCGAACAAGGAGGCACGAACACAAAGATGCCATATCAGTATCAAGATGCTCTTCCAAATAAAAGCAGAAAACCCCAAGGGAAAATGTAGACTTGGCTTTGGTGAATAATCTGAACACGAATTCGTAAAAGTTATTCAATAACACGCTAACAGAAGTGAACTGACAAAACCAATTTCCTTGCTGTGTAACTTAAACACTGACTCGGGCTCACAAGTGCATATGTAAAAGATAAAGGTGGGCTTTTTACTTTGCCTCGATATGTTCTAACTATGTTCTTGCTTGCTCAGTTGACTGAAGTTGCCTTTCTCCTTGAAGAGCTGATTGTGGTGGTGCTTGCAATAGAGACGGTGCTCGTGGGCCACATAGTTTGAGGGGCTTATCACGCACCCTCCATGGGTGCACCTGAAGCAAGCTTTATGATATGATGTCCCATCGACCGCCACCTTAAAGTAATCAGGTGATGGAAAATTAGTACTTAAGCATCCGAATCAAGATTTCAGGATATGGAGTTGGTCTCTTGAACAAATTAACATACACTGAATATATCTCTTCTCAAAAATATTTACCTTCTCGATCGGATAAACAGTTTTCTGGCAGGCTACACATTTGTCTTGAGTTCCAGCGAACATGCTTGAGACTTTGCTGCTGGAATGGGCCTGCAGAAATTGAAATGTTACTACTTGAAATCATAATTCATGATATAAGAGGATTCACAGAGTCGGTTACAGTTGCTTCCCATCGAAGAAAGCAAGCGGGAGAGAAAATACCTGATCAGCAGACCTGTTTACAGTCTTCGGGGTACCTAGAGAAAAGAGCAGAAGATAAGGTTTTATTGAAAGAAATTAGCATCACCGATTCTTCCTCCAAGAAGAAGCTTCTTTGGGTAAATTACCTTCGAAACTCTTGTCTAAGCTTCCAGTCATCTTAAATAGTTGATCAAAGTGAGGCTTGCAATATAACACTCCCTCGAAGGAGCAGTAGTTACTCAACTGCAGCACAGAAGGCATGATTATAAGCAAAGGCAAGCCATATTTCCGTTAAACAACTGACCATCCAGCATAGTATTATTCACAGTTATGTTGGACTCAGAAATTTAAGCACTGAAAAGATCGAATATTGTCAAGCAGTTCTGAGTTTCTATATTCTTGCTGTATAAGCGCTAACATTCCATGGGAGAAATGAAACTTTTGAAACCTGCATCTATGAAACTAAACTGTCGGATATCTTTGAGAAACAAAAGATTGGTCCTCCCGATATAAGGCAGTCAGCTTTTTCCCTCCATTGACCAATATCAGGAAAAAAATGAGCTCTGGAGCAAGAGTTACGTGTTTCCATAAATAACCAGAAAGCCCTCATCAGCACAAAATAGTGAGGATTCCGGAAGGACTCCTGGACACATACAACTCGATTATGAAGCCCAAAATCCATATTTTCATCCCAAGTAACTACGCGTCTGTTATATCCATATCACCTATATACTCAACATCATGAGATTAAGAGCCTTGAAATGATATCTGCAACATTCTATTCGAACAAGAGTTGCCCCGGGGAATGGGAATTTCCACATGATGGACAAATCAACCGTCACACATAGTTATATTCTACGACGTTAGAATTACACACCCCGGGATAACAGTATTTCCGATTCTCCAGTTGAACAAATACTATTGCTTATGATTACCAACAGGAACTACTGAGCTtctcggggggggggggggggggggggggggggggcatgTAACAAACATGCGAACTGACTACTCAGCAGTTAAAATTGGGACAGtggatcaaatcaatgtaTATATACTAACAAATCAAACTATAGCCATATATATCTTCATGCCACTACAAAATCCATCCGAGCATCGTGAAATTGAGAACCAGCGGAACAAGGGCAAAGACAACAAGGACTGGAAAGAGGTCCATTCCAAGATCATTTACAAGGAGCATAAGGGATATCAAAGTCAAACGGTACAAGAAAAGCACATGACTATACTGAAACTAATGAATTCGATTCAACACTTTCCAAGTCAAAATACTGAGCAGAGCATAACGAATGATCAAAGAATACTTGTGAACCCAACAATCTGCCAATTCTGATACCAGACAACATACACGGTATACTATACTACAGAAGCAGCAAAAGCAAACGGAGGAGAGAGAAACAGAGTAGTATGTACTATGTACGAGGTAAGGTAGTAAAGGGAGGACCTTTAGAGTGCCCTTGCAGTGGTGGCAGCGGAAGCAGGCCTTGTGGAACACCTTGTTGTCGGCGGTGAGCTGATCCACCAAGTAAACCGTCTTCTCGCAGGCCCTGCACTTCTGGGTCGTCCCTGCAAATGACGCCATTGATGCTCTCTGCTCAGTTCAAGTTCAACCCTGCTCTGCTCAGTTCAACCTTCAAGCTCAGTCAGCTGACAAAGAATGAAGGGATCGATCTAATTGATCGACCGAGTCGAGGCCTGAAACTCAGAGGAAGTCAGGCTCGAAGACCCAGCTGAAGTGAAGCtcgcttctctctctctctctctctctctctctgtgggTCTTTGCTTGCTCTTCAGACaaagatagatagatagttTGGTCGTCTGATAGATTATTATCAGACAGATTTCCCCCCAATTAGCTGTTTTTAAGAGGCATATTTAACCTTTTTGACTTTTGGCAAATGATAATGATGGCCAGCACACTCGTAATGCTTATAGCACTAGCAAAGTTAGCGGGAATGCAATCTCTCTCGTACAGTCGAGTCGAGTCGAGTCgggattttaaaaattctttgtGCTTTTTATTTCACTTCTCCTATTCTTTCTCCTGTTAGAGTTAAATAGCACGTGAGTGCAGTCTAAACACGAGTTAGGTATAGTCGAATCCTATTCTTTCTCCTATTAGAGTTAAATAGCGCGTGAGTGCAGCCTAAACACGAGTTAGGTATAGTCGAATGATCCATTCTCTCGTGATACGATCGTGTGTGTCAGTTCAAACGTGATGGGAAGTTCCCAGATGAGAGCAAGTGGGGCAGAAGAGGCCATAACTCATTTTGGCGGGTGGGCCGCATCCGTTCCGAGTGTGGTCAGACAAAACATAACGCCTAATTCGAATTATGATGTGATTCCCCCAGTTTATGGaattattagtattattattattattatttgacgCACAGACCAGACTCTCCGACCGAGTAGGGTGATAGGCCCATTATTCATATCAGAGTGGGCCGAGCCCACTAACACTTTCCTATTGCGccaatacaataaaataaagccCATATTGGCTCCGGCTTGTTgagtttgttcttttttttcttccggAAATGATTTTCTCCACTTGATCGGCCCAAAGAACCAATTAATATCATGACTCGATAGAAAGATAATTGTCGAAAGCAGGCAATGCAAATATATCTAATCTACACAAACACTGAAATGGGTCCTGCATGCACATTGTATAATACAAAGTTTATTGATGAtgaaattaagagaaaaaccgaaaagCTTTCATGCTTAACAACTCGATGCGGCAGCTGTTCTGTTTTTATTAGTCGTTCTGTTCTCCTTCTCCTGGTGGAAAACCACTTGAGGTCTGCAGAAGAATACATTCCCGATTCTTGTCTAGGCTTCACCGTCATCCTTCCGAGCTGCTTCTCTCATCGTTGCTTTCACATAGATTTCATAGCAACAGCCTGAAAAGATGGACGGAATATGCGAGTTGGGACGATATTGTCACTGCCACGAGCATAGAACGAAAACAAACTCACCGATTTTCACTTTgttgtcattttcttttttaaacaATAATGATATGACTATATAAAGAGCGGCTACATTGAAAAACTTGATATATCTCATTCCTCAGTGCATAAGCAGAGAGAACAAAAAATAACGCTTAACAGAGATATGCAGAAATTTGATTCAGAATACAAATCACCAGGACAATATGTAACCCACACTCTCATATCGCATCAACTTTAATGGAAATGTGTATCAGTAATGCAAAtaaagattatttttttttttggataaatgatgaaacttcattgataacagatgaatttacatcagaaaccaataccattttcctctatacggagtaaaataaaaaatacccaAGAGCTACTCCCAAGTCAACTAGTTGCAGTATCAAAATGGTGAAACATATGCCTCGCAATGATAGAGTGTGCAATTTTGCATGAGAATCGAGGGAGAACAAACAACTTTGCTTTCAataaagattattattattattatttttaacagAATACCAAAATTCAAAGTGAAGGGATAATCTAAACAGATGCCATGCTGAAACTTCATCATCTTACAACAAGATCATCAACCAATAAAACAAGCAAGGAACTGCCACTAGTGGGGAACCCTTTAGGGCAAGTGGTCAAAGGCATAAGATGCAAATCAACTAGCTAGtagaataaggaaaaaaagactGCTGCAACATGATAATGCAAAACAGCAATAGCAATACCAgattaattttgatattttcaagTAGATTCTTTTGCATTCTATTCAGAGCACCAGAAATTGTGAAGATCGGTCAATGAAGAGAAGCCTTTGATTAAGTTGATAGAACATGAAACATGGTTCAAAATGCAAGGACCgtcccttttatttattttccttggcTGAACAGAAAGCTAGAAAGTAGCTATTAATGCCAATGCAGCAGAGGTCTTACTGAGCATAGTACTTCCAAAGAAGAAGGTCACTAGTGCACGAGGCAGAAACATTTCTTTGCCTCCATGAGTTGTCataaaagcaatctgagaaattcCTCATTCATTGCAGGAACCAAATGAAATGCCACTTAATGTAAAGGATGAGAAGCATTCAAACTTATTGGGATTGGTGTCAGTTGACAAAGTAAACAGATAATGTAACAAAAAGTCGAGGATTTCTTCCTACCCGTCTTGAAGTTCTAACAAAAGCATGCCAAGATTTACTTGAATGTGCAAGGTTTTAATTTATGCCTATCAGAAGTGGTGTAATGTGTGTAGTCATATAATACTTCAAATTCATCAATTTTAATATCATTAAAATAGGTATGGTGCAAATACAAGAAGTGCCTTGACAAGCCTTTAGAAGTGTAGTAATCTGTTTGCATTTTGGGCAGATAAAATATTCTCAAATCAATTCGATTAGAGCATTCAACTAAATGATTTGTTAAAATAGTCTGCTTAAAGAGAACATACCAGCAACAACAGCAATCGTGAGAACATCAAAAAATCTTTTCAAAGTCTTCACACTCTTCTTGTGTGACTTGAATCGACCAAGAGCTGGATCCGGTGCTAAAAGCTGCAAACGTTTTTCCCAATGTAAAGCATAAGTCAGAGAtgacaatgaaataaaaccaTCCAGTCTATGGACATCAGCACAAGATTTCCATCAATGCGTAGCATATGAATACACAAAAGGAAATCTAGAGAAAGAGGACAGCATTATGATGTCAAACTCATGCTTCAAGATTAAAAACTTCATTCAATCCTCTAATTCTAAAAGAAACTGCTTCGAGATTTGGATAGCTGCACCAAAGAAGCCCACTTTTTCGCTACAAAATCATGCccaatatattaaatatgcaGACAATGCATTAGCTTGCTCGGTTTTTCAAATAGTTGCAATCACCAAAAAAACAGTCTGACAGTGCCAAAACAATGGCGATTGTCTGGAGAGCAGATACAGAGAAAGGACAACCTTCGACAAAGCTCTGCAATCCGAACTCATGAAACATACGCGTCTCATTCACAGTAAAGCCAAGCGCATCCAAACAAGAACCAAGAGCAGAGGTCGACAAACGCCAAAGAGCTAGCAAAAACGCACCACGGACTATCGACAACACGACAGCATACGAAGCCGAAACAAAGTAAATCCGAAAACTAAGATTGTCCCGAAATCTTACCGCTTTCTCGCGAGGCCCCGGCTCCACGTGAAATCCACGGCGCGAGAGAGCAAAAGCATCCTCCGTCTTCTACACCTCCAAATACAGATACAATAGATGAGAAATCGATCGATCAAATCAAATGGATCCTCAGGCGACGCAACCAAACCAGCTGAAAATCACGGACGTCGGCTGCCAGAGAAACGGAAGTACCTGCGAATGAGATCGGAGGTGACGAGAAAGAGGGTTCGTCTTGTTGAGCAGGAACGCCATTGACGGAAGCTCGGACCAGAGACTCCAACCCCGTAAGGTCACTCCGCCAATCAGCCGATAGAGGAAAGTGACGGTCCTCGCATGGGAATTGCGGCCACAGCTGTCTTTTTACGAGAACGCCCTCAAGTTTCCGATATATTAACGTCCTTGCCCCAAAGAAGTCGGGCAGGTGTGAATCGACCCGACCCGAGATACCCGCCTCAGAAGCAGAGCTGGAGAGCGTGCCGCGTGTGCATGACAGTTAATGGAGGAGAACggctcttcctcctcctcctccgtcgTCGTCTTCGTTACGTTGGCTCATAAACCAGAGAGTGGGGAAGAGGAAGACGAAGAACGAAGCTTTCAGGAGCAGACGGAAATGGCGCTCAGAGCAGCTGTCACGATGTCCATCGGAAGGCAGAGAAGCACTTCTCAGCTCAGATTCAGATTCCACCGCCCTCCTGCAAGCCCTCTGCAGCGGCCCGTGTCACCTCCCCACCTCCAAGCTGGTAACTTCATCACCACCTTTCACtgtcttcttttcttcccgCCACTGAATACTTCTTGTCAGCTCTCAAAGGAGGAAACTTTGTAGCATTGACATTGAAATGAGCTGGGGTGCTTCCGTTTTTGTTGTTGTTTCTGTTTGTTAGGATTCATGGGGTATCCCATTCGTGCGATACAAGGAGCCACTGCAGAGGCAGCAGTTCCCAAGAAGGAAGAGATGCCCCCGCAGGACTGGAAAATTAAGATGCTCTACGATGGCGAATGCCCGCTTTGTATGCGCGAGGTTGAATCGAGGAACAAAACCCGCAGTTTGTGTTTCCTTGGGATATTTTTATTCTCGGAGTTGTTCGATTAATTGTGTGGAATTGCTGTGATTCATGTACTCTTTAGGTGGATATGCTCAGAGAGAGGAACGAAGATTACAACAGAATCAATTTTGTTGATATCAGCTCGGATGACTACTCGCCTGAAGAAAACCAGGGCATTGACTATAAAACCGTAAGGTTACTGAGCTGTCTCTTGCGTATTCATTAACTTTTGCGAACCAGGTTGAGAGGCCCTCGTGAAGTTCGTGCCTGTGATTGAATTTGTTGATACCACCATCGTGCATTGTCTTTAGTTACTCAGCTGTTTCCCATGTATGAGGGGAAATCCTGAAGCTCTTGTCTGTCATCAAGTTTACTGAATCATCATCGTGCATTTTGCTTCGGCAGACTAATAGCAGTATCATTGCTTTGAAGCCTCTCATATATGTATAGCGGTCAATAGCATATGATACCGCTCTTTTCAGGTCCAATCAAGAGCAAAGCTTTTCGACTTGAAACAGACATGAAAGGCCTTTTCTTTAagtattctttctttttttctcctcaGTGTTAGCTCCTCTGCATTCTTACAATATAAGGTCGGTACATCTTGCATTTTCAGACTCCTTTTCACTTCTAGAATTTGCTGTCTCTCATTCTCAGGCTATGGGAAGGATACACGCAATCCTTTCGGATGGAACTGTGGTGACGGATGTTGAAGTATGACAGCCTCCATGCTCAATTCATACTTTTCTCTCTGTTTCTGAGTAATTCTACtgctatatattatataaggaAATATTGCAGTTCATTCCATTCAAGTGATGACTTGCATTTTGCAGGCTTTTAGAAGGCTATATGAGCAAGTCGGTCTCGGGTGGGTCTACGCAATCACAAAGTACAAGCCTGTACGTGCTCCCATACTCCCATTAGAGCATTCCGAATGTCAATACTACTGTTCAATCCAATTGACTATCGTAAACTTGTACCACGTGTTTGACAGGTTGGGGCTCTAGCTGATGCAGTTTACGGTGTTTGGGCAAAATACCGTCTACAAATTACAGGTGAACATTGAACCACCTCTCGTACTTAGTACTGCCACTGCAGTTTGGGAGTGTTCACAttgttttgtaatttttcGACTATTTTATGGTGGAATTTAACAATTTTTGTTCATCAGGGCGCCCAGCCATAGAAGAGGTCTTGGAAGCCCGGAGGAAGAGCAAGGTAAGCCACCCCCGTCTCAATTTCAATGTTCTTTAATAAAGGAgaaaattcattgaatttctCTATTTGATATTCAAAGG
Above is a window of Punica granatum isolate Tunisia-2019 chromosome 7, ASM765513v2, whole genome shotgun sequence DNA encoding:
- the LOC116215565 gene encoding uncharacterized protein LOC116215565; protein product: MGNCQAIDTATLVIQHPSGKSDKLYWPVCASEIMKMNPGHYVALLISTTICPSSSSSSSAGSNPSSAPTATGDRPPAAGNLRVTRIKLLRPTDTLVLGQVYRLITAQEVMKVLSAKKCAKMKKLGQQESVEKVMGSDMKLDNLLVGKHERQRNQKTTSSSSSSNSGTPRPRTWQPSLHSISEAAS
- the LOC116213929 gene encoding LIM domain-containing protein WLIM1-like encodes the protein MASFAGTTQKCRACEKTVYLVDQLTADNKVFHKACFRCHHCKGTLKLSNYCSFEGVLYCKPHFDQLFKMTGSLDKSFEGTPKTVNRSADQAHSSSKVSSMFAGTQDKCVACQKTVYPIEKVAVDGTSYHKACFRCTHGGCVISPSNYVAHEHRLYCKHHHNQLFKEKGNFSQLSKQEHS
- the LOC116213930 gene encoding succinate dehydrogenase subunit 7B, mitochondrial-like isoform X2 — encoded protein: MAFLLNKTNPLSRHLRSHSQKTEDAFALSRRGFHVEPGPREKALLAPDPALGRFKSHKKSVKTLKRFFDVLTIAVVAGCCYEIYVKATMREAARKDDGEA
- the LOC116213930 gene encoding succinate dehydrogenase subunit 7B, mitochondrial-like isoform X3 is translated as MAFLLNKTNPLSRHLRSHSQKTEDAFALSRRGFHVEPGPREKALLAPDPALGRFKSHKKSVKTLKRFFDVLTIAVVAVTISSQLAYSVHLFRLLL
- the LOC116213930 gene encoding succinate dehydrogenase subunit 7A, mitochondrial-like isoform X1; this encodes MAFLLNKTNPLSRHLRSHSQKTEDAFALSRRGFHVEPGPREKALLAPDPALGRFKSHKKSVKTLKRFFDVLTIAVVADCFYDNSWRQRNVSASCTSDLLLWKYYAQ
- the LOC116213928 gene encoding uncharacterized protein At5g50100, chloroplastic; its protein translation is MEENGSSSSSSVVVFVTLAHKPESGEEEDEERSFQEQTEMALRAAVTMSIGRQRSTSQLRFRFHRPPASPLQRPVSPPHLQAGFMGYPIRAIQGATAEAAVPKKEEMPPQDWKIKMLYDGECPLCMREVDMLRERNEDYNRINFVDISSDDYSPEENQGIDYKTAMGRIHAILSDGTVVTDVEAFRRLYEQVGLGWVYAITKYKPVGALADAVYGVWAKYRLQITGRPAIEEVLEARRKSKSQVCGDSNTCKTGSADS